Genomic DNA from Flavobacterium sp. N502540:
CTTTTCCTGGGCGATCGTCGTGCTGCTTTAATCGTTATTATGACCATTCCAATTTCGATTATTTCCGGAGTTTTATTCCTGAAATTATTCGGACAAACGATCAACTTAATGTCTTTGAGCGGACTAGCGCTTGCCATTGGAATTCTGGTAGACGAAAGTACGGTAACCATTGAAAACATTCACCAGCATCTCGACATGGGAAAACCCAAGGCACTCGCTATTTGGGATGCCTGTCAGGAAATTGCTTTGCCTAAATTATTAATCTTACTGTGTATACTAGCCGTATTTGCACCGGCATTTACCATGGTGGGAATTCCCGGAGCCTTGTTTCTTCCTTTAGCTTTAGCGATTGGTTTCTCTATGGTTATTTCGTTTTTATTGTCTCAAACCTTTGTGCCAGTAATGGCGAACTGGATGATGAAAGGACACGAAAAACATCCACATGGCCCTGAAATTACCGACGACGAAGCCGAATTTAATGACTGCGGTTTAACTCCCGAATCAGAACAAAATCTGATCACTCAGAAAAAAAGCTATGTAGAAAGAGAAGACACCAATAATAACGGAAAAATAAGCCCTTTTGAGCGTTTCAGAATTCGTTTCATGCGAACTTTAGACCGATTGTTTGTTCACAAAAAAATAACGACCGTTGTTTATTTAGTTTCAGCTACTGTTTTGGCCATTGTTTTAATTGGCTTTATCGGAAAAGATGTTTTTCCAAAAACAAATTCAAGTCAGTTTCAGTTAAGAATGCGTGCTGTTGACGGAACGCGATTGGAAAGAACCGAAGAACAGGCCCGAATTGTGCTGAAAGAATTGGAAAAAATGGTGGGTAAAGAGCATATCGGAATTTCTTCTGTTTATGTGGGGCAACACCCTTCCCTGTTCTCGATCAACCCCATTTATCTCTTTATGGCGGGTTCTCATGAAGCTGTCTTTCAGGTAAGTTTAAAAGAGTATCATGTGGATATGGATGAGTTTAAAGATGAGTTAAGAGCAAGACTGAAAAAAGTTTTACCGGACACCAAACTTTCTTTTGAACCTATCGAATTGACCGATAAAGTATTGAGTCAGGGGTCTCCTACTCCAATTGAAATTCGAATTGCCGGAAAAGACAAAAAACGAAATGAATTATATGCCACTCAGATTGTAAACAAACTTAACGCGATATCCTATTTCAGAGACGTACAAATTGGTCAGCCGATACACTATCCGGCCATGAACATAAATATTGACAGAACACGTGCAGCCGAATTGGGCGTTGATATGAATGATATTTCACGTTCTCTTATCGCATCGACTTCATCGTCACGTTATACCGAAAAAAATAACTGGGTCGATGAGAAAGCAGGATTGTCCTATTCTGTACAAGTTCAGGTTCCGTTGAATAAAATGAAAAGCAAAACCGATATCGGAGAAATTCCGGTATTGAAAAACTCGCTTCGTCCGGTTTTAAGTGACGTAGCCAAAATTACACCCGGCTTTGTAAGTGGTGAAAATGACAATTTAGGGGCCATGCCATACATTACCGTTACGGCCAACATCAACCAGACCGATTTGGGGACGGCCACAAAAGATGTTGCATCGACCATTAGTTCATTAGGCGAATTGCCTCGTGGTTTATTTATTACTCCAATTGGACTAAGCACGGTATTGAGCGAGACATTAAGCAGTTTACAGACCGGATTATTGGTTGCCGTTTTTGTAATCTTCTTAATGTTGGCCGCTAATTTTCAGTCGTTCAAAGTTTCGCTGGTGATCTTAACCACAGTTCCGGCGGTTGTTTTAGGCGCTTTATTAATGCTGACCTTTACAGGTTCAACACTTAATTTACAATCTTATATGGGAATCATCATGTCTGTCGGAGTTTCTATTGCCAATGCCGTTTTATTGGTGACCAATGCCGAACAGCTTCGAAAAATAAACGGGAATGCCTTAGAATCTGCGAGGGAAGCCGCTGCATTACGTCTTCGTCCGATTATCATGACTTCTGTTGCGATGATTGCGGGAATGTTACCCATGGCGATTGGTCATGGCGAAGGAGGCGATCAGGTTTCTCCGTTGGGAAGAGCGGTTATCGGCGGATTGTTATTTTCTACTTTTGCCGTATTGTTGATCCTTCCGCAGATATTTGCATGGGCACAGGAAAAAACATCGACACAATCAGTTTCCCTAGATCCTGAAGACGAAGAAAGTATCCATTATATCTCATCCTTAAGTAAGTCAAAAGTCATAAAGTCATAAAGTCATAAAGTCGAAAGTTACGATCGTCGCGAAAACACATCGATAAACTTTTATACTTTCTGAATACTTATAAAAACATATATAAAACCAAAAAATGAAAAATAACATTATAAAATCTACAGCGATACTATTTACAGCTTTAGTTGTACTAAGCTGTGAAAAGAAAAAAGAAGAAGCGCCTAAAGCGGAAATCGAACCTAAAGTCGAAACTTTCCTTTTGGCCAAAGAAAAACTGACTACAGAGTTGCGCTTACCGGCAGAATTAACCGGTTTTCAACAAGTCGATTTGTATGCCAAAGTAAGCAGTTTTGTAAAATTGCTGAAAGTAGATATTGGTTCGAAAGTAAAAAAAGGACAGCTTTTAATTGTTCTTGAAGCACCAGAGATCAGTTCGCAATTGGCTGCTGCCGAATCGAGATTAAAATCGATGGAAGCCATATACGCCACCAGCAAAAGTACCTACAACCGTTTGTACGAAACGAGCAAAGTTGAAGGAACCATTTCTAAAAACGACTTAGAAATGGCCAGCGGAAAGAAAAACTCCGACTACGCACAATACCAGGCAGCCATCGCGGCACACAAAGAAATCTCAATTATGAGAGGTTACTTAGAAATCCGCGCCCCTTTTGACGGAGTGGTAGCCGCCAGAAATGTCAATTTAGGAACCTTTGTTGGTCCTGCCGGAAAAGGTTCCGACTTACCTTTATTGACCATTCAGCAACAGGATAAATTGCGTTTGGCCGTTTCGGTACCGGAATTGTATACCGGATATTTACACAATGGTGACGAAATGAGTTTCAATGTAAAATCGCTTCCGGATACTTTTACCGCTAAAATTACCAGAATGTCCGGCGCTTTAGACTTAAAACTGCGTTCCGAAAGAGTCGAAATGGACGTTCACAACACCCAAACCAATTTATTACCCGGAATGGTAGCCGAAGTTTTATTACCGCTTAACGCCAAAGACAGCACGTTTGTCATTCCGAAATCGGCATTGGTAAATTCAGCCGAAGGTTTGTTTGTCATCAAAGTTCTGAACCACAAAGCCACCCGAGTTGACGTTAAAAAAGGAAGAGAAATCGACGACAAAGTGGAAGTTTTCGGAGATTTAAACCTTAAAGATAAACTGGTAAAAATCGCCAGCGAAGAAACTAAAGATGGGGATGTTATTAATGAATAGACTGGGTTTAGTTTTCTTTTTAGTTAGATTATCAATTACTGTACGCATACTGTAGGAATGTAAATTTAAAATTTGTCTAAAAGGGCAGTTCTTCTTTAATTGGAGGGGCTGTCCTTTTTTGTTGTTAGTCCAAATTAAGTATAAATACTTGCTAGAACTTCTTTATTTATTCATAAACTTGTCTTTCTAAATTTGGTAGATTACGGATTTCCATAATCAAACTTCATTGTTTGTATTTAATTTTATCTAGCTTGTTACCAACTAAATATTAAAACGTTTTAATTTTTAAAAGAAAAAAAAGTAATTTTAAAAACCAAAAATAATGGCAAAAAAATACAAAAAAACAAAAATAAACTACTATCAGATAAAAGTAAATTTAAAAAACGCTCCAACTCAAAAAATTAAAGATGTAAAATCAAAGTTTAAAAAAGCAATTGGCTTTAAAAATTTAAAAGTCCAATTTATTGACCAGGGAGATGGGACTGTTTCTGCTATAGAATCAAGAGAAATAAATGTTAGATATTTAGGCGGTGCTTTAGTATACACCCAAGAGAAAAACATTCCTCCAAAATGGAATCAAGAAAATAAAAAGCTAGAAGCAATAAATATTAATGGCTTTAATGGATTAGGTTATGATGCTGCTTTTTTTTATGATTCTGAGAATATGATTATTGCTATTGAAAGTAAAGTACCTGGTCCAACACTAGAATCATTTTGTAATTTATTAAGACAAAATTTTACACTACCAAATTTTGAAATAATTGTAGTAACTTCAACAAATGACTATGAAAAATTCTTGAATTCTAAGGGTGTTAGAAATTTAGAAATAAAAATGCTCAGTTTAGATAATGTTCCTGAAAAAAAATCCAAAATTAGAGGAGTAATGGAAACAAAAGATCTAGTTGATACTATCGAGGGATCATATATAGACGTAAAAATTGCAGCTGGAAGCGACCGAAATAAGCTTTTAAATTTTAATGCTATAAAACAATTAGCAAATTTTGCAGTTACATCAGCCGGTTTCAAACATGAAGTTACAAAGTTTAAAGTTGATATTGTAGATTTAGATTCTGGCAAAGTAGAACCGATAGATTTAATCACCAATCGAATTTTTGATTATATACAAGTCGAACAAGTTACTACTATAAATAAATTTTCTATTACTGAAAAAATCACTCAAATTGAAGGCTTTTATCTAAAAAGAAGACCCAAGCTAGATAAAGCATATAGAATTTAATCAAATATGGAATGTAAAAAAAAATATACATTTATTGCCAAATGGGAAATGAATTACCCAATCATTATTTCTATCATATTACTATTCTTTTTTCTTTTATTCGGAAGCAATATAAAATTTAACTTTATTGATTTAGTAGAAGTAAATATGTCACTTTTTGGAATACTAATTGGTTTTTTAATTACCGTTTTAACAATAATCAATTCACTAGACAATCAATACATTAGAGCAATTAAAGAAGATTCCGAAACATTTAATCTTTTCAAATCTTATTTAACAAATTCTATCTGGCTTTCATTTTTCACCCTGATAGTTGGAGTTTTATATATATTTATGTTTTCATCATGTAACTTTCCTATCAAAGATTTTTCTGAAATCGTTATTTTCTTTATCACAACATGGTCACTCATAAGCTGTTATCGTTTCATTAGTGCATTTGTAAAAATTGCAATATAATTTCAAAACGTTATTATATAATTTAAATAAAAAACAATTTAAACAAAATGGAAATATATTTAGTTGGATTTATAATTGCTTTATCAGTGTTATTCTTAAAAACTTATATTCAAGAAAAGGCAAAAATCACTGCTTTAAAATCTGAAAATAAAACATTAATAGAACAAGCTGAAAAAATAAAATCAAAATACAGCAAAGAATTAGAAGAACTTAAAAAAGAACATCAATTAGATATCGCGAAAAGAAAATATAAATATGAGAGCAAGAGAGATCAATATGTCTCATTTTTTCAACTTTTAGATCAATTTACTAAAGATAATTCCATTAAAGTGAACGAAAGATTAACGCCTTTAATAGGAGAGTTTTCGACAAATTATTTAAATGCGCCAGATCAAGAAGCTCAGACAAAAGCAATTACAACATTTAGCACAGAAATTCAAAAATTTACTTTTGAAGGCAGTCAAGACCTAATGAAAATTAAACAACAAACTAATACAATTAGGATGACTGCAAGTGATAAAGTTATTAAGAAATTAGACATGTTAAATCTTGCTTTTGAGAAGACAATAGAACAAAGTAATAAGACTATGAATGATTTACCAACACTTATGCTTCATAATGATCAACAAAAAATGCAAGAAAATCAGATTAAGCTAGAAGAATCTGGGAAGCTTGTTAAAAAATATAACGATGAGCTAATTGCTTTGATGAGGCAGGAATTGGATGAAATATAATTACTATTTTTAACTAATTCATAAAAATAATTACAAAAAACCTCGACCAAAATCGAGGTTTTTCCATTTTATAAACTCTACTCCTCACATAAATAAGGATTCAAAATCTCCGCCAATTCATTGAGCCAATAAAAGCTGTTTTCCAGACTGGTTCTTTCTTTTTCAAGAATTTCATGTTCTCTGATGACTCCTAAAGCAAGTATGTGATTGGCTTGTCTTATGGCCTTTGCCATTTCGGTAAGGTCAATTATGTGATATTACATTTTTGTCATTTCGACTGGAAGGAGAAATCACACTCGTTGATCGACAAAGATTGGCGACATTCTTTGCGGAGTTTCTTATGTGATTTCTCCCTTCGGTCGAAATGACAAAGACACCGCTAGCTCGAGTGCGTAACTCTTTAATTCGATTTTTTTTAATATAAGTCCGTTATGGATTTCCGTAAGATAGTAAAATTTTGCTGTCTTAACTTTCTCCATATTAATCATAAAATAATTTATTATGGCAAAAACAGATGCATTTCACAGTGTAAAACAAACTGTGTATCACAACAACACAAGTTGTACAGAAGGAAACAACATTGAAAAAGTTAATCTTCGACCAGGAACTGGCGGAAAACCACTTTGTAGTCATTGTAGTAGACTTTAACTTTTAAAGCCGCTTTAATTAAAGCGGCTTTTTATATTTTTTTTACTTTACTCCTCACACAAATAAGGATTCAAAATCTCCGCCAGTTCATTGAGCCAATAAAAGCTGTTTTCTAAACTGGTTCTTTCTTTTTCAAGAATTTCGTGTTCTCTGATGACTCCTAAAGCCAATATGTGATTGGCATGTCTTATAGCCTTTGCCATTTCGACAGGATCGATGGTGTGATTAAAAAAATCAATAAGCCTTGTTTCGGCTTCTGGGGAAAGGGTGTTTTTGTTCATGTCTTCCATTTAGTGAATTAAAGCCTTTTTTGGTAAGACATTATAAGTTACATGTCAAACAATAAGGACAAATTTTACTTTATTTTAAATGTGAAGATTTAAGAACTTCAAAGATAGAGAAAATCATCTTAAAAGAAAGATTTTTCTTTCAATAAATTACACTCATTTATCAAATATAAGAAATCTATATTTCAGCGAGCATTTATCGCATTTTTGTCATTTCGACTGGAAGGAGAAATCTTCGTGAGAAACTCCGTAAACTAAATCGACAATCTTTGTCGAGCTACTTACGAAGATTTCTCATTCTTCGAAATGACAAACTAGGCGGATAATACGGGAAAGAGCGATAGCGAATAGAAAAAGTAAATCTTCACAACGATTGTCGGTAACGTTAGTCAATCTTTGTAGAGTTACTAACGAAGATTTGCTTCGCCTATTCGCTATCGCTCGAGTCTCCCTCCGGTCGAAATGACAAGATTGCGCAAACCTGAAACCTGAAACTTGAAACCTAAAACATTAAAACAACCACCTAAA
This window encodes:
- a CDS encoding efflux RND transporter permease subunit; the protein is MNLIRFALRKPISILVLVAGLFFFGIGAIRDIKVDILPKMNLPVIYIAHPFGGYTPDQMEAYFAKNYVNVLPFSNGIKSVETKNIQGLMIMKLTYYEGTNMAQAAAELSALSNRIQAVFPPGTQPPFIIRFDASSLPIGQLVLSSKIRSNNELQDLANVYVRASFTSIPGLLSPAPFGGSPRTIEVNVDPDLLRSHNMTPDQIVEAIRLNNQTAPSGNVRMGDKNYITPTNNTIKEVKDFEQIPLFKGGVQNLKLGDVASVKDGADITAGYALVNGKRSVYISIAKAGDASTWDVVQKLKKELPKIQSTLPEDVNLSYEFDQSVYVINSVKSLITEGIIGAVLTGLMVMLFLGDRRAALIVIMTIPISIISGVLFLKLFGQTINLMSLSGLALAIGILVDESTVTIENIHQHLDMGKPKALAIWDACQEIALPKLLILLCILAVFAPAFTMVGIPGALFLPLALAIGFSMVISFLLSQTFVPVMANWMMKGHEKHPHGPEITDDEAEFNDCGLTPESEQNLITQKKSYVEREDTNNNGKISPFERFRIRFMRTLDRLFVHKKITTVVYLVSATVLAIVLIGFIGKDVFPKTNSSQFQLRMRAVDGTRLERTEEQARIVLKELEKMVGKEHIGISSVYVGQHPSLFSINPIYLFMAGSHEAVFQVSLKEYHVDMDEFKDELRARLKKVLPDTKLSFEPIELTDKVLSQGSPTPIEIRIAGKDKKRNELYATQIVNKLNAISYFRDVQIGQPIHYPAMNINIDRTRAAELGVDMNDISRSLIASTSSSRYTEKNNWVDEKAGLSYSVQVQVPLNKMKSKTDIGEIPVLKNSLRPVLSDVAKITPGFVSGENDNLGAMPYITVTANINQTDLGTATKDVASTISSLGELPRGLFITPIGLSTVLSETLSSLQTGLLVAVFVIFLMLAANFQSFKVSLVILTTVPAVVLGALLMLTFTGSTLNLQSYMGIIMSVGVSIANAVLLVTNAEQLRKINGNALESAREAAALRLRPIIMTSVAMIAGMLPMAIGHGEGGDQVSPLGRAVIGGLLFSTFAVLLILPQIFAWAQEKTSTQSVSLDPEDEESIHYISSLSKSKVIKS
- a CDS encoding efflux RND transporter periplasmic adaptor subunit; translated protein: MKNNIIKSTAILFTALVVLSCEKKKEEAPKAEIEPKVETFLLAKEKLTTELRLPAELTGFQQVDLYAKVSSFVKLLKVDIGSKVKKGQLLIVLEAPEISSQLAAAESRLKSMEAIYATSKSTYNRLYETSKVEGTISKNDLEMASGKKNSDYAQYQAAIAAHKEISIMRGYLEIRAPFDGVVAARNVNLGTFVGPAGKGSDLPLLTIQQQDKLRLAVSVPELYTGYLHNGDEMSFNVKSLPDTFTAKITRMSGALDLKLRSERVEMDVHNTQTNLLPGMVAEVLLPLNAKDSTFVIPKSALVNSAEGLFVIKVLNHKATRVDVKKGREIDDKVEVFGDLNLKDKLVKIASEETKDGDVINE
- a CDS encoding DUF6731 family protein, whose amino-acid sequence is MAKKYKKTKINYYQIKVNLKNAPTQKIKDVKSKFKKAIGFKNLKVQFIDQGDGTVSAIESREINVRYLGGALVYTQEKNIPPKWNQENKKLEAININGFNGLGYDAAFFYDSENMIIAIESKVPGPTLESFCNLLRQNFTLPNFEIIVVTSTNDYEKFLNSKGVRNLEIKMLSLDNVPEKKSKIRGVMETKDLVDTIEGSYIDVKIAAGSDRNKLLNFNAIKQLANFAVTSAGFKHEVTKFKVDIVDLDSGKVEPIDLITNRIFDYIQVEQVTTINKFSITEKITQIEGFYLKRRPKLDKAYRI